Proteins encoded within one genomic window of Pararhizobium capsulatum DSM 1112:
- a CDS encoding DUF1488 domain-containing protein, whose protein sequence is MSLSFPNTARSYDETHMRVRFTGYDGMFEVKCFVSVDVFAGELAPRTTTENAYLAAFDGMRARIMEIAKSVYRSKRQATILLDRSHFR, encoded by the coding sequence ATGTCACTTTCATTTCCCAATACTGCCCGCAGCTATGATGAAACCCACATGCGCGTTCGCTTTACAGGCTACGACGGCATGTTCGAGGTTAAATGCTTCGTCTCCGTAGACGTGTTTGCCGGAGAACTGGCGCCGCGCACCACGACCGAAAACGCTTATCTGGCGGCATTCGATGGAATGCGTGCGAGGATCATGGAAATTGCAAAATCCGTCTACAGGTCCAAGCGACAGGCGACTATTCTGCTGGACAGGTCGCATTTCCGCTGA
- a CDS encoding 2'-deoxycytidine 5'-triphosphate deaminase: MARETGILADRAIAALFDEGRLASEAALDTDQIQPASLDLRLGSKAFRVRASFMPGPGHLVADKLDRLKLHVIDLSEGAVLETGCVYIVPLIESLDLPAVMSASANPKSSTGRLDIFTRVITDRAQEFDKIPAGYKGPLYLEISPRTFPVIVRRGSRLSQIRFRIGHALLTETEVMALHESDILVASETPNVSGAGIALSIDLKGTGVDGLIGYRGKHHTAVVDVDKKAEHGIFDFWEPLYSRGRDELILDPDEFYILVSREAVHVPPLYAAEMTPFDPLVGEFRVHYAGFFDPGFGHASAGGTGSRAVLEVRSHEVPFILEHGQIVGRLVYEHMMERPEGLYGLLGTSNYQAQGLKLSKHFRSE; encoded by the coding sequence ATGGCGCGCGAAACAGGAATATTGGCGGACCGGGCGATCGCCGCTCTCTTCGACGAGGGGCGGCTTGCAAGCGAGGCCGCGCTCGATACGGATCAGATCCAGCCCGCCAGTCTCGACCTGCGTCTCGGCTCGAAAGCCTTTCGCGTGCGCGCCAGCTTCATGCCAGGCCCTGGCCATCTCGTCGCCGACAAGCTCGACCGGCTGAAACTTCATGTGATCGATCTTTCGGAAGGCGCGGTGCTGGAGACGGGCTGTGTCTATATCGTTCCCCTAATAGAAAGCCTCGATCTGCCGGCCGTGATGTCTGCCTCGGCCAATCCGAAGAGCTCGACCGGTCGTCTGGATATTTTTACCCGCGTCATCACCGATCGCGCCCAGGAATTCGACAAGATTCCCGCCGGCTACAAGGGGCCGCTTTACCTCGAAATCAGCCCGCGGACCTTTCCGGTCATTGTGCGCCGTGGCTCGCGTCTGTCGCAGATCCGCTTCCGTATCGGCCATGCGCTGTTGACGGAGACCGAGGTGATGGCGCTGCATGAGAGCGATATTCTTGTCGCCAGCGAAACGCCGAATGTCTCGGGTGCCGGCATCGCGCTTTCGATCGATCTGAAGGGTACGGGCGTCGATGGTCTGATCGGCTATCGCGGCAAACACCACACCGCCGTCGTCGATGTCGACAAGAAGGCGGAGCATGGGATCTTCGATTTCTGGGAGCCGCTCTACAGCCGCGGTCGTGACGAGTTGATCCTCGATCCTGACGAGTTCTACATCCTCGTATCGCGCGAAGCAGTCCACGTGCCGCCGCTTTACGCTGCGGAGATGACGCCGTTCGATCCGCTCGTCGGCGAGTTCCGCGTCCATTACGCCGGCTTCTTCGACCCCGGTTTCGGTCATGCCTCTGCTGGTGGGACGGGAAGCCGCGCCGTGCTGGAGGTGCGCAGCCACGAGGTTCCCTTCATTCTCGAGCACGGCCAGATCGTCGGCCGTCTGGTCTATGAGCATATGATGGAGCGCCCGGAGGGTCTTTATGGCCTGCTCGGCACGTCCAACTATCAGGCGCAGGGTCTGAAACTCTCCAAGCATTTTCGCTCGGAATAG
- a CDS encoding glycosyltransferase family 2 protein, with protein MKQRLQRSPELRSRLAISTRSEIRRAAWHAGRTRRVGEAARRLSETMPLHSARIIFWGRQGFYSGIAAAGIISGILTAPSASMLIAHILFSLLFLSNFLLRVVALFSAQARERRHRTRRLRSLPKEHSLPIYSVLVALYREEAVVPQLIEALNRLDWPRSRLDIKLVCEEFDAGTITLLEAMNLPPEYEIIRVPVRNPRTKPKALTYALNGVRGSLLAVYDAEDRPAPGQLKEAHAAFCRMSRRTICIQAPLVITNAEQSWLSGLFALEYSALFRSLLPMLSSARLPLPLGGTSNHFRTAPLKQLGGWDPYNVTEDADLGMRLYRMGYRSRVISLPTFEDAPTDIDIWLKQRTRWFKGWLQTWLVQMRKPRQLRQEMGWTGFLAFHVLIGGMLFSSLCHPVVLAFIVYLGWLMMEQSSHTEGALSFWLFVADIVNIFGSYVIFIALGRVRMSREERRSVGWRWMLTPVYWLALSLAAWRAVFELRFKPFVWNKTPHVPTARK; from the coding sequence TTGAAACAGCGGCTGCAACGCAGTCCGGAGCTTCGATCCCGGCTGGCGATCTCGACCCGCTCGGAAATCCGCCGCGCTGCCTGGCATGCCGGTCGAACGCGCCGGGTCGGAGAGGCTGCGCGGCGATTGTCCGAAACGATGCCGCTGCACAGCGCCCGCATCATCTTCTGGGGAAGGCAGGGCTTCTATTCGGGCATTGCTGCAGCCGGAATCATTTCCGGCATTCTCACGGCACCCTCCGCGTCGATGTTGATTGCTCACATCCTCTTCAGCCTGCTGTTCCTGTCCAACTTCCTTCTGCGTGTCGTTGCACTCTTTTCCGCGCAGGCGCGCGAACGCCGGCATCGCACCCGGCGGCTACGAAGCCTTCCCAAAGAGCATTCTCTGCCGATCTATTCCGTGCTCGTGGCTCTCTATCGTGAGGAAGCGGTTGTCCCCCAGCTTATCGAAGCATTGAACCGCCTGGACTGGCCGCGCTCGCGGCTCGACATCAAACTCGTCTGCGAAGAATTCGATGCCGGTACGATCACGCTTCTTGAGGCAATGAACCTACCGCCGGAATATGAAATCATCCGGGTTCCGGTTCGCAACCCGCGGACCAAACCGAAAGCATTGACTTACGCGCTCAATGGCGTCCGCGGCAGCCTGCTTGCGGTTTATGACGCCGAGGATCGCCCTGCGCCGGGACAACTGAAGGAGGCACATGCTGCATTCTGCCGGATGAGCCGCCGAACGATCTGCATCCAGGCGCCGCTCGTGATCACCAATGCGGAGCAATCCTGGCTGAGCGGCTTGTTCGCGCTCGAATATTCCGCGCTTTTCCGTAGCCTTTTGCCCATGCTCTCATCTGCAAGGCTGCCGCTACCGCTCGGCGGCACGTCCAACCATTTCCGAACTGCCCCGCTGAAGCAGCTCGGCGGCTGGGATCCTTACAATGTCACGGAAGACGCCGATCTCGGCATGCGGCTCTACCGGATGGGCTACCGGTCGAGAGTCATCTCGCTGCCGACCTTCGAGGATGCCCCGACCGACATCGACATCTGGCTGAAGCAACGTACCCGATGGTTCAAGGGGTGGCTGCAGACCTGGCTGGTGCAGATGCGCAAGCCCCGGCAGCTCAGACAGGAAATGGGCTGGACGGGCTTCCTCGCCTTTCACGTGCTGATCGGCGGCATGCTGTTTTCATCGCTGTGCCACCCCGTCGTGCTCGCCTTCATTGTCTATCTCGGCTGGCTGATGATGGAGCAGAGTAGCCACACGGAGGGTGCTCTCTCCTTCTGGCTGTTTGTCGCCGATATCGTCAACATCTTCGGCAGCTATGTCATCTTCATAGCCCTTGGCCGCGTGCGAATGAGCAGGGAAGAACGCCGCTCGGTTGGATGGCGCTGGATGCTCACGCCTGTCTACTGGCTGGCGCTGTCGCTCGCTGCATGGCGGGCCGTGTTCGAGCTGCGCTTCAAGCCCTTCGTCTGGAACAAGACGCCGCATGTGCCGACGGCCAGGAAATAG